GCCGCATGGTGCACGACATGTACCTGATGCAGGTCAAGGCGCCCGACCAGTCGAAGGAGCCCTGGGACTACTACAACGTGGTGACCACCATCAAGGGCGACGACGCCTTCACCACCAAGGCCGAGACCAAGTGCCCGCTCTGGAAGTGACCTGACGTGACATGACGGAGATCTTCGGCATCCCCCTGCCGGCCCTGCTCGGGCAACTGCTGCTCGGGCTGGTCAACGGCTCGTTCTACGCCGTGCTCAGCCTGGGCCTGGCGGTCATCTTCGGGCTGCTGGGCATCGTCAACTTCGCCCACGGCGCGCTGTACATGATCGGCGCCTACGTCGGCTGGGGGGCGCTGGAGTACTTCGGCATCGGCTACTGGTGGGCGCTGCTGCTGGCGCCGCTGCTGGTCGGCGCGCTGGGGGTGGTGGTCGAGCGCACGATGCTCAAGCACCTGTACAAGCTCGACCCCATCTACGGCCTGCTGCTCACCTTCGGCCTGGCACTGATCTTCGAGGGCGTGTTCCGCGACCGCTTCGGCGTCTCCGGCCAGCAGTACCCGGTGCCCGACGCGCTGCAGGGCGCCACCAACCTCGGCTTCATGATCCTGCCCAACTACCGCGGCTGGGTGGTGCTGGCCTCGCTGGTGGTGTGTTTCGCCACCTGGTTCGTCATCGAGAAGACGTCGCTCGGCGCGACGCTGCGCGCTGGCACCGAGAACCCGAAGCTGGTGCAGGCCTTCGGCGTCAACGTGCCGCGCATGGTCACGCTCACCTACGCCGGCGGCGCGGCGCTGGCGGCCGTCGCCGGCGTGCTGGCCGCGCCGGTGATCCAGGTCACGCCGCTGATGGGCAGCAACCTCATCATCGTGGTGTTCGCGGTGGTGGTGATCGGCGGCATGGGGTCCATCCTGGGCTCCATCCTCACCGGCCTCGGCCTCGGCCTGGTCGAGGGGCTGACCAAGGTGTTCTACCCGGAGGCCTCCAACATCGTCGTCTTCGTCATCATGGCCATCGTGCTGATGGTGCGGCCCGCCGGGCTGTTCGGGAAGGAGAAGTGATGCGCCGCCGTTCTGCGCAGGCGATCGCGCTGGTGGTGCTGGCCCTGCTGATCGCGGCACCCTTCATCGGCCTGTACCCCGTCTTCATGATGAAGGCGCTGTGCTTCGCCATCTTCGCCTGCGCCTTCAACCTGCTCTTGGGCTACACCGGCCTGCTGTCGTTCGGCCATGCGGCCTTCCTCGGGTCGGCGGCGTACGCCTGCGGCTGGTTCGTGCGCTCGGCCGGCTGGCCGCCGGAGCTCGGCGTGCTGGCCGGCGTGGCGGTGGCGGCCCTGCTCGGCCTGGTGGTCGGCTTCATCGCCATCCGTCGCCAGGGCATCTACTTCGCCATGATCACGCTGGCCATGGCGCAGATGGTCTATTTCGTCTGCCTGCAGGCGCCCTTCACCGGCGGCGAGGACGGGCTGCAGGGCGTGCCGCGCGGCCGCCTCTTCGGCCTGCTGCCGCTGGCCAGCGACCTGGTGCTGTACTTCGTCGTGCTGGCGGTGTTCGTCGCGGTGTTCCTGTTCATCATCCGCGTGGTGCACTCGCCGTTCGGCCAGGTGCTCAAGGCCATCCGCGAGAACGAACCGCGCGCCGTCTCGCTGGGCTACGACGTCGACCGCTACAAGCTGCTGGCCTTCGTGCTGTCGGCCGCGCTGGCCGGCCTGGCCGGCGCGCTGAAGACGATGGTGCTGGGCTTCGCCACGTTGTCCGACGTGCACTGGTCGCTGTCCGGCGAGGTCATCCTGATGACGCTGCTCGGCGGCCTGGGCACCTTCGCCGGGCCGGTGGTGGGCTCGGCCGTCATCATCGGCCTGCAGAACTACCTGGCCGACCGGGTGGGCTCCTGGGTGACGGTGATCATCGGCGCCATCTTCGTGGTCTGCGTGCTGGCCTTCCGCCGCGGCTTCGTCGGCGAGTACCAGGCCTGGACCGAGCGGCGGCGCGAACGGGCCCAGGCCGCCGCCGCCGTCGCCCCCGCGGCGCCTGCACCGCGCTAGCGCCGGTCGGCGGCCGGGGGCTGCAGCACGGTCTTGGTGATGGCGCGGCCCACCTGTTCGAACAGGGCGGCCGCGCCGTCGTGTTCGTCCAGGCCCTTGGCGCAGGCGGTGACGACCACCGCGTCGCGACCGCCGTCCTGCGGGTTGACCACGCCCATGTGGCAGGCCCGCCGGTACTGCGTGCCGGTCTTGTGGATGAAGCGTTCGCTGCGCGGCAGGCCGGCTTCCAGCCGGTAGGCGTCGTAGGTGTCGTACTTCAGCCGCTTGTAGAGCAGCGTGGTGTGCTCGGGCGAGAGCAGCTGCCCGCGCACCAGCTTCTCCAGCATGGCGCCGTAGGCCTCCAGCGAGGCCGCGTTGAGCCCCTTGGCGTAGTAGCGGTCGTAGGCGGCCTCCATGGTCGGCACCTTGAGCTCGCTGCGCGGCACGCCCAGCGTGCGCCGCACGGCCTCCACCCGCGGCGGGCCCAGCTTGGCGGCGGCGATCTTCACCAGCGCGGCGTTGGGCAGCTCGGCCGCCCTGGGGTGCAGCTCGGCATAGACGTCGCGGCGCACCTGGGCGAAGTCGGTCAGGCCCTTGAAGCCGTCGCCGCCGATCAACGCCTTCGTCCGCTGCTGCATGGTGTCCGCCCCCATGGCGCGGACCAGCATGTTGGCAGCGGTGTTGTCGCTCTGCATCAGCGTGCGCTCCAGCAGTGCGCCCAGGCTGTAGCGGGTGCCGGTGGCCTGCCAGACCACGTTGCCGGCGCCGTCGATGCGGTCGCCGTCCTGTAGCGCCAGCCGCTGGTCCAGCGACAGCCGGCCGGCCTGCACCTCCTGCAGCAGGCCGATGGCCATCGGCAGCTTGGCCGACGACGACAGGTACCACGGCTCGCCGGCCTGGTAGGACAGCGTGCGGCCGTCGGCCAGCCGCTTGACGTACAGCCCCAGCTCGCCCGGCGTGTTGCGGTCGATGCGCTCCACCTCCTGGCGCAGCGCCTGCGTCCAGTCGGCCGCCTGGGCGACCGCGGCACCGGCCGAGGCGAGGGCGAGGCTAGGGGCGAGGGCCAGCAGCGCCGCGCGGCGGCGCCAGCGGCAGGGCGGGAAGGTCGTCGGGGCAGACGGTGTCATGGCGGGTTCCCTGGTCCAACAATCCGGAGCGGCAGAGGGCGGTGCCGATGCCGCGCAACGCGCGTTCGGCCGCGGCCAGCGACGGTTCGCCGCGGGTGCAGGCGGCCAGCACGATGCGCTGGTCGCGGCCCAGCCGCGGCACGGTGATGACGCCCGAGTCGCACGTGCGCTCGCGCTGCGTGCCGGTCTTGTGGGCGAAGCGCACGCCCTTGGGCAGGCCGGCGCGCACCCGTTGTGGGCCGGTGCGCGAGCGCTCCATGAGCGCCAGCAGCCAGCGCGTGCGGCGGTCGTCCAGCACCTCGCCTCGGGCGAACCGGGTCAGCAGTTCGCCGTACGCGTCCAGCCGCGCCGAGTTCAGCCCGCCGGCGTAGTACGCGTCGTAGGCCGGGCGCAGGCCGGGCAGGCGGAACTCGCCGGCCGGCACGCCGAGCCGCCGCGCCAGCACCTGCAGCCGCTCCGCCTCGCCCGGCTGCGCCCGCAGCAGCAGGAAGTCGCGCCCGCTCAGGCTGCGCGCTGCCGGCGTGAGCTGGCCGTAGACCTCGCGTCGCACGTCGGCCAGCGTGGTGATGGGGCGGAAGCCGGCCGGCACCGCGGCCTGCGTCGTGTCCTGCACCAGCCGGTTGACCTGGTCCAGGCCGGTCAGCCCGATCAGCATGTCGCTGGCGGTGTTGTCGCTCCAGACCATCATCTGCTCGAGCAGCTCGCGCACGGTCAGCGAGGTGCCCACCGGGTGCCGGTTCGTGCTGCCCGCGCCGTCGACGTAGTCGTCGGCGCGCAGGGTCAGGCGGGTGTCGAGGTCGTAGGCACCATGCTGCACGTCGCGCAGCACGGCCAGCGCCACCGGCAGCTTGACGGTGGAGGCCAGGTACCACAGCTCGTCGGCGCGGTGCCCGGCGGCGACGCCGCTGTCCAGGTCGCGCACGTAGACGCCGAACTGCAGCGGGCTGGCGGCTTCCAGCGTGGCGAGCGCGGCCTGCAGCCGGGCCGGCCAGTCGGCGGCCGGGCCGGGCGGCGCGGCCCAGGCGGCGGCGCCCGGCCACCCCAGCAGGGCGAGCAGCAGCAGGCCGGCGCTGCCCGGGCGGGCCAGCGCCCGGCGGGCGGTGTGAAGCAGGCGGGCGCGGATCGGCATCGCCCGTGCGGGGGCAAGCACTGCACCCAGGGAAGCGCCCGGCCGCCTCAGGCCCTGGCGTCGCGGTCGCTGCGCGCGGCCACGCGCCGCGTGCCCCACCAGGTCAGCGCCCACAGCGCCACCCCAACGGCCAGCAGCACGCCGGCCACTTCGTACTGCACCATGGCGCGGCCGGTCCACGGCCCGGCCAGGAAGGCGCAGGACAGCCCGCCGAGCACCGGCAGCACCGTCGGCGTGCGGAAGTGGCGGTGCGCCACCGCGTCGCGCCGCAGCACCAGTACCGCCACGTTGACGACGGTGAACACGCACAGCAGCAGCAGCGCCGTGGTGCCGCCCAGCGCCGGCACCTCGCCGACGAAGGTGATGAGGCCGAAGGCCAGCAGCGTGGTGAAGACGATGGCCACCCACGGCGTGCGCCGGCCGTGGTGGACCCGGCCCAGCGCGGCGGGCAGCACGCCCTCGCGGCTCATGCCGTAGACCAGCCGGCTGGCCATCAGCATGTTGATCAGCGCGCTGTTGGCCACCGCGAACATGGTGATGACGCCGAAGACCGCCAGCGGGAAGTCCGGTGCGCCGGCCCGCACCACCTTCAGCAGCGGCGTTTCGCCCTCGCCCAGCTCGGCCGCCGGCACCAGCGCGATGGCCGACACCGACACCAGCACGTAGATCAAGCCGGTGATCACCAGGCCGGTGAGCAGCACCTTGGGGAAGTGGCGCACGGGGTCCTTGCACTCCTCGGCCATGTTCACCGAGTCTTCGAAGCCCACCATGGCGAAGAAGGCCAGCGTGGTGGCGCCGATCACCGACCAGAACAGCCCGCGCTCGCTGGGGGCGAACTCCAGCGCCCGCGACACGTCGCCCTGGCCGCTGCCGATGGCGGCCAGGCCGATGAAGATGATGATGAGCAGGCCGGTCAGCTCGACGCAGGTGAGCAGCACGTTGAACTTCACGCTCTCGCCCACGCCGCGCAGGTTGACCGCCGCCACCAGCGCCATGAAGCCGAGGCCGATGGCGGTGATGCCGGCGCCCGACAGCCCGAGCCCGAAGGCGCCCGACAGGTTGGCCGCGAAGGCCCGCGAGGCGGTGGAGGCCGAGGTGATGCCCGAGCACATCACCGCGAAGGCGACCAGGAAGGTGACGAAGTGGATGCCGAAGGCCTTGTGCGCGTACAGCGCCGCGCCGGCGGCCTTGGGGTACTTCGTCACCAGCTCCAGGTAGCTGAAGGCGGTGATCAGCGCCACCACGAAGGCGACGACGAAGGGCAGCCACACCGCGCCGCCCACCTGCTTGGCCACCTGGCCGGTCAGCGCGTAGATGCCGGTGCCCAGGATGTCGCCGACGATGAACAGCAGCAGCAGCCAGGGGCCCATCACCCGGTGCAGGGCGGGCTGGCCATCGGGGCGAGCGGGGACGGGGGCGGCAACGTCGGTCGTCATGCGGTCCTTCCGGCGCGCAGGGTGTTCGCGCGCACCGGTGGTGACAGGCAACAACGGTACCTTGCCCGCCGCCCCGGCTCAGCCCGCCGGCGGCGCGTCCCGGTCGCGCGGCGGCAGCGCGTCTCGGAAGACGTCGAACGTCTTCCACGCCGGCACCGGCGGCTCGTACGCCGGCCGCGGCGCGTACACCGAGTGCTCGACGAGGTCCATCCGGTGGAGGTAGCGGGGGCAGTTCGGGAAGATGAGGCCGGCCGTCACCCGGACGATGAACACCGCGCCGGGAAACTCGTCGCGCAGCGGGTCGTCTTCCCGGACCTGCGCGGTGCCGTTCACCCGGATCCGCTTCGGCGCCTGGAAGTCGATGAACAGCAGGCCGACCTGCGGGTTCACCAGCACGTTGCCCCAGCTGCGGTACATGCCATTGCCGTCGTAGTCGGGGATGGCCAGCGTGCGGTCGTCGAGCACGCGCACGAACCCCGGCAGGCCGCCCTTGTACGAACAGTCGGGCTGGCCCAGCGCGTCGGCGCTGGCCACGAACACCATCGGGCAGCGTGCGATGAAGGCCCGGTCCTCCTCGGTGAACGCCCGCCGGCAGGTCACCTGTTGCAGACGGTCGGCCAGCGCCCGGGTCTCCCGGGCGTCCTGCAACCGCCGCATGCCGTCGTGGTACAGCGGGGCGTCGTCCATGGGGCCTCCTGGAGGGTCGTGAGCCGTTGACGCGAGGGTCGGCCGGCGGGACGGCTGGGGGTCAGCCGTTGGCTAAGCGGCGGCGGTCAGTGTCGGGTCGACGACAAGGTTCTTCAACAGCCGGCCGACGAATGGAGCTACCGGGCGTGCCTTTCGCCAGGGTGGCGGCCTGCGGTGCCCGCCATCTGGCCGCGGCGGTGTTCGCCCTTGCATGCATTGGCGAACGCCACAGTCGGTTCTGCTGCGATGGATCACTCGGCGCCAAAAAGCCAGCGCGCCAAGCGACGTGGTTTGGACGGACCGTATGTCGACAGCAGAGCGCCAATGTCCGCATAGGCTGCGTTCTGTTTGAGTGCGAACATGAGCCCGAGAAAGCTGGTGACGTGGGTGGAAAGGCTTGATGACTTGTCAGGATTGCTTTGCCAGCGATTCTTCAAATCCTCCAAGGTGGACGCCATGGTCTTGCTGGCAAAGGTCCACTCGTCGCTCGCCTTATGCAGTTCGCGCCATCTGGAAAAGGCCCAGTAAACATAGAGTCGCGTCGGCACGTAGCCTTCGTACCAGGCCAAGAATTGATCGAACTGCAGGCTCCAGAATCTGTCGAAGAACATGTCGGATTCGATGTCGATCCGCTGCGGCGACCAAGCGCTGGTCATCTTGGCGTCACGCTCTCGGTGTGCGGTCAGCAATTCGGTCCTCTTCTTTTGAAGCTCGTCGAACTGCTTGTGAAAGTGGATGACAAGATCGGCCTGCTTGTTTCGAAGACCGAATCGTGTGTTGGCATAAACGACCGCCAGTGCAAGACACGAGGTGACGATTGGAATGAGCTTCCAGAAGGTTTCGTAGTCGGCGGTTGTCATGGGGCCTCCCGGGATGGCGCCTTCCGAGCGCTGACGTGAAGGGGCGAACCGCGGTACTTGCCCTCGGTGTCTGGGCTCCTTCCCATTCCCGGATGCTGCCCTGCGGTCCGCTCGGCGTGAAGACCAAAAGGCTCCCCCGTTCGCCGGATGCCCGAAAGCGACCGGCGGCCTCATGCGGCGGACCGGCCTATTGCCGGCAGGGGTAGTCGGAAGAAAGACGATGCAGCGCGACGTGCCGCGCATCACCCGCGACGGGCAGCC
The sequence above is a segment of the Aquabacterium sp. J223 genome. Coding sequences within it:
- a CDS encoding branched-chain amino acid ABC transporter permease, producing the protein MTEIFGIPLPALLGQLLLGLVNGSFYAVLSLGLAVIFGLLGIVNFAHGALYMIGAYVGWGALEYFGIGYWWALLLAPLLVGALGVVVERTMLKHLYKLDPIYGLLLTFGLALIFEGVFRDRFGVSGQQYPVPDALQGATNLGFMILPNYRGWVVLASLVVCFATWFVIEKTSLGATLRAGTENPKLVQAFGVNVPRMVTLTYAGGAALAAVAGVLAAPVIQVTPLMGSNLIIVVFAVVVIGGMGSILGSILTGLGLGLVEGLTKVFYPEASNIVVFVIMAIVLMVRPAGLFGKEK
- a CDS encoding branched-chain amino acid ABC transporter permease, with the translated sequence MRRRSAQAIALVVLALLIAAPFIGLYPVFMMKALCFAIFACAFNLLLGYTGLLSFGHAAFLGSAAYACGWFVRSAGWPPELGVLAGVAVAALLGLVVGFIAIRRQGIYFAMITLAMAQMVYFVCLQAPFTGGEDGLQGVPRGRLFGLLPLASDLVLYFVVLAVFVAVFLFIIRVVHSPFGQVLKAIRENEPRAVSLGYDVDRYKLLAFVLSAALAGLAGALKTMVLGFATLSDVHWSLSGEVILMTLLGGLGTFAGPVVGSAVIIGLQNYLADRVGSWVTVIIGAIFVVCVLAFRRGFVGEYQAWTERRRERAQAAAAVAPAAPAPR
- a CDS encoding serine hydrolase; this translates as MTPSAPTTFPPCRWRRRAALLALAPSLALASAGAAVAQAADWTQALRQEVERIDRNTPGELGLYVKRLADGRTLSYQAGEPWYLSSSAKLPMAIGLLQEVQAGRLSLDQRLALQDGDRIDGAGNVVWQATGTRYSLGALLERTLMQSDNTAANMLVRAMGADTMQQRTKALIGGDGFKGLTDFAQVRRDVYAELHPRAAELPNAALVKIAAAKLGPPRVEAVRRTLGVPRSELKVPTMEAAYDRYYAKGLNAASLEAYGAMLEKLVRGQLLSPEHTTLLYKRLKYDTYDAYRLEAGLPRSERFIHKTGTQYRRACHMGVVNPQDGGRDAVVVTACAKGLDEHDGAAALFEQVGRAITKTVLQPPAADRR
- a CDS encoding serine hydrolase; this encodes MPIRARLLHTARRALARPGSAGLLLLALLGWPGAAAWAAPPGPAADWPARLQAALATLEAASPLQFGVYVRDLDSGVAAGHRADELWYLASTVKLPVALAVLRDVQHGAYDLDTRLTLRADDYVDGAGSTNRHPVGTSLTVRELLEQMMVWSDNTASDMLIGLTGLDQVNRLVQDTTQAAVPAGFRPITTLADVRREVYGQLTPAARSLSGRDFLLLRAQPGEAERLQVLARRLGVPAGEFRLPGLRPAYDAYYAGGLNSARLDAYGELLTRFARGEVLDDRRTRWLLALMERSRTGPQRVRAGLPKGVRFAHKTGTQRERTCDSGVITVPRLGRDQRIVLAACTRGEPSLAAAERALRGIGTALCRSGLLDQGTRHDTVCPDDLPALPLAPPRGAAGPRP
- a CDS encoding APC family permease — translated: MTTDVAAPVPARPDGQPALHRVMGPWLLLLFIVGDILGTGIYALTGQVAKQVGGAVWLPFVVAFVVALITAFSYLELVTKYPKAAGAALYAHKAFGIHFVTFLVAFAVMCSGITSASTASRAFAANLSGAFGLGLSGAGITAIGLGFMALVAAVNLRGVGESVKFNVLLTCVELTGLLIIIFIGLAAIGSGQGDVSRALEFAPSERGLFWSVIGATTLAFFAMVGFEDSVNMAEECKDPVRHFPKVLLTGLVITGLIYVLVSVSAIALVPAAELGEGETPLLKVVRAGAPDFPLAVFGVITMFAVANSALINMLMASRLVYGMSREGVLPAALGRVHHGRRTPWVAIVFTTLLAFGLITFVGEVPALGGTTALLLLCVFTVVNVAVLVLRRDAVAHRHFRTPTVLPVLGGLSCAFLAGPWTGRAMVQYEVAGVLLAVGVALWALTWWGTRRVAARSDRDARA
- a CDS encoding pyridoxamine 5'-phosphate oxidase family protein; this encodes MDDAPLYHDGMRRLQDARETRALADRLQQVTCRRAFTEEDRAFIARCPMVFVASADALGQPDCSYKGGLPGFVRVLDDRTLAIPDYDGNGMYRSWGNVLVNPQVGLLFIDFQAPKRIRVNGTAQVREDDPLRDEFPGAVFIVRVTAGLIFPNCPRYLHRMDLVEHSVYAPRPAYEPPVPAWKTFDVFRDALPPRDRDAPPAG